In the genome of Neodiprion pinetum isolate iyNeoPine1 chromosome 2, iyNeoPine1.2, whole genome shotgun sequence, one region contains:
- the EndoB gene encoding endophilin-B1 isoform X3, producing MDFNVKKLVKDAGTALSRVVQLTEEKLGTSEKTELDAHFEFLADRADATKTWTEKILKNTEAMLTPNPGNRIEDFFFEKIDKKKPNRLSNLEYVGIDMIEAGNDFGPGTAYGGALIKVGQCQQKLGQIERDFIGTAANCYVQPLRKFLDGDMKTISKERTILETKRLDLDASKNRVRKARSMLGQQSESGVSPEVLLDQAERELRVAQSEFDRQSEITKFLLEGVSSSQAGHLRCLHEFVEAQARHYAQCHAAMQDLQRELAGARQPSPLLRVNSEEVTELSHPAAPSPPQVQSSPTYHQSLAGSDYVTASFVTDVTKV from the exons ATGGATTTcaacgttaaaaaattggttaaaGATGCTGGAACCGCGCTCAGCAGAGTTGTGCAG CTCACCGAGGAGAAGCTCGGAACATCTGAGAAAACCGAGCTGGATGCTCACTTTGAATTCCTCGCTGACAGAGCAGATGCGACTAAAACTTGGACTGAGAAAATCCTCAAGAATACAGAGGCAATGCTCACACCAAATCCAG GCAACAGAATCGAGGATTTcttctttgaaaaaatcgacaaaaaaaagCCAAACCGACTCAGCAACTTGGAATATGTTGGCATTGACATGATCGAAGCTGGGAATGACTTTGGTCCTGGAACTGCTTACG GTGGGGCACTGATCAAAGTTGGGCAATGTCAACAGAAATTGGGGCAGATAGAGAGAGATTTCATCGGCACAGCGGCAAACTGCTATGTTCAACCGTTGAGGAAGTTTTTGGATGGAGATATGAAGACTATCAGCAAAGAGCGAACAATTCTAGAAACCAAAcg gCTTGATTTGGATGCTTCCAAAAATAGAGTTCGAAAAGCGAGGAGCATGCTGGGTCAACAGAGC GAATCTGGCGTTTCTCCTGAAGTTTTACTCGATCAG GCAGAAAGGGAGCTAAGAGTAGCGCAGTCCGAATTCGATCGGCAATCCGAGATTACGAAGTTCTTGTTGGAAGGAGTATCCAGTTCGCAGGCAGGCCACCTTCGCTGTTTACATGAGTTCGTTGAGGCGCAGGCTCGCCATTATGCTCAGTGTCACGCAGCGATGCAAGACTTGCAGCGAGAGCTGGCTGG GGCACGGCAACCGAGTCCTCTTCTACGAGTCAACAGCGAGGAAGTCACCGAGCTTTCTCATCCCGCTGCTCCTTCCCCTCCCCAAGTCCAAAGTTCACCCACTTATCACCAGTCCTTGGCAGGATCTGACTATGTTACCGCTTCTTTTGTCACCGACGTGACAAAAGTCTAA
- the EndoB gene encoding endophilin-B1 isoform X7 — protein sequence MDFNVKKLVKDAGTALSRVVQLTEEKLGTSEKTELDAHFEFLADRADATKTWTEKILKNTEAMLTPNPGNRIEDFFFEKIDKKKPNRLSNLEYVGIDMIEAGNDFGPGTAYGGALIKVGQCQQKLGQIERDFIGTAANCYVQPLRKFLDGDMKTISKERTILETKRLDLDASKNRVRKARSMLGQQSESGVSPEVLLDQAERELRVAQSEFDRQSEITKFLLEGVSSSQAGHLRCLHEFVEAQARHYAQCHAAMQDLQRELAG from the exons ATGGATTTcaacgttaaaaaattggttaaaGATGCTGGAACCGCGCTCAGCAGAGTTGTGCAG CTCACCGAGGAGAAGCTCGGAACATCTGAGAAAACCGAGCTGGATGCTCACTTTGAATTCCTCGCTGACAGAGCAGATGCGACTAAAACTTGGACTGAGAAAATCCTCAAGAATACAGAGGCAATGCTCACACCAAATCCAG GCAACAGAATCGAGGATTTcttctttgaaaaaatcgacaaaaaaaagCCAAACCGACTCAGCAACTTGGAATATGTTGGCATTGACATGATCGAAGCTGGGAATGACTTTGGTCCTGGAACTGCTTACG GTGGGGCACTGATCAAAGTTGGGCAATGTCAACAGAAATTGGGGCAGATAGAGAGAGATTTCATCGGCACAGCGGCAAACTGCTATGTTCAACCGTTGAGGAAGTTTTTGGATGGAGATATGAAGACTATCAGCAAAGAGCGAACAATTCTAGAAACCAAAcg gCTTGATTTGGATGCTTCCAAAAATAGAGTTCGAAAAGCGAGGAGCATGCTGGGTCAACAGAGC GAATCTGGCGTTTCTCCTGAAGTTTTACTCGATCAG GCAGAAAGGGAGCTAAGAGTAGCGCAGTCCGAATTCGATCGGCAATCCGAGATTACGAAGTTCTTGTTGGAAGGAGTATCCAGTTCGCAGGCAGGCCACCTTCGCTGTTTACATGAGTTCGTTGAGGCGCAGGCTCGCCATTATGCTCAGTGTCACGCAGCGATGCAAGACTTGCAGCGAGAGCTGGCTGG
- the EndoB gene encoding endophilin-B1 isoform X5 gives MDFNVKKLVKDAGTALSRVVQLTEEKLGTSEKTELDAHFEFLADRADATKTWTEKILKNTEAMLTPNPGNRIEDFFFEKIDKKKPNRLSNLEYVGIDMIEAGNDFGPGTAYGGALIKVGQCQQKLGQIERDFIGTAANCYVQPLRKFLDGDMKTISKERTILETKRLDLDASKNRVRKARSMLGQQSAERELRVAQSEFDRQSEITKFLLEGVSSSQAGHLRCLHEFVEAQARHYAQCHAAMQDLQRELAGARQPSPLLRVNSEEVTELSHPAAPSPPQVQSSPTYHQSLAGSDYVTASFVTDVTKV, from the exons ATGGATTTcaacgttaaaaaattggttaaaGATGCTGGAACCGCGCTCAGCAGAGTTGTGCAG CTCACCGAGGAGAAGCTCGGAACATCTGAGAAAACCGAGCTGGATGCTCACTTTGAATTCCTCGCTGACAGAGCAGATGCGACTAAAACTTGGACTGAGAAAATCCTCAAGAATACAGAGGCAATGCTCACACCAAATCCAG GCAACAGAATCGAGGATTTcttctttgaaaaaatcgacaaaaaaaagCCAAACCGACTCAGCAACTTGGAATATGTTGGCATTGACATGATCGAAGCTGGGAATGACTTTGGTCCTGGAACTGCTTACG GTGGGGCACTGATCAAAGTTGGGCAATGTCAACAGAAATTGGGGCAGATAGAGAGAGATTTCATCGGCACAGCGGCAAACTGCTATGTTCAACCGTTGAGGAAGTTTTTGGATGGAGATATGAAGACTATCAGCAAAGAGCGAACAATTCTAGAAACCAAAcg gCTTGATTTGGATGCTTCCAAAAATAGAGTTCGAAAAGCGAGGAGCATGCTGGGTCAACAGAGC GCAGAAAGGGAGCTAAGAGTAGCGCAGTCCGAATTCGATCGGCAATCCGAGATTACGAAGTTCTTGTTGGAAGGAGTATCCAGTTCGCAGGCAGGCCACCTTCGCTGTTTACATGAGTTCGTTGAGGCGCAGGCTCGCCATTATGCTCAGTGTCACGCAGCGATGCAAGACTTGCAGCGAGAGCTGGCTGG GGCACGGCAACCGAGTCCTCTTCTACGAGTCAACAGCGAGGAAGTCACCGAGCTTTCTCATCCCGCTGCTCCTTCCCCTCCCCAAGTCCAAAGTTCACCCACTTATCACCAGTCCTTGGCAGGATCTGACTATGTTACCGCTTCTTTTGTCACCGACGTGACAAAAGTCTAA
- the EndoB gene encoding endophilin-B1 isoform X6, with protein MDFNVKKLVKDAGTALSRVVQLTEEKLGTSEKTELDAHFEFLADRADATKTWTEKILKNTEAMLTPNPGNRIEDFFFEKIDKKKPNRLSNLEYVGIDMIEAGNDFGPGTAYGGALIKVGQCQQKLGQIERDFIGTAANCYVQPLRKFLDGDMKTISKERTILETKRLDLDASKNRVRKARSMLGQQSESGVSPEVLLDQAERELRVAQSEFDRQSEITKFLLEGVSSSQAGHLRCLHEFVEAQARHYAQCHAAMQDLQRELAGYPTLW; from the exons ATGGATTTcaacgttaaaaaattggttaaaGATGCTGGAACCGCGCTCAGCAGAGTTGTGCAG CTCACCGAGGAGAAGCTCGGAACATCTGAGAAAACCGAGCTGGATGCTCACTTTGAATTCCTCGCTGACAGAGCAGATGCGACTAAAACTTGGACTGAGAAAATCCTCAAGAATACAGAGGCAATGCTCACACCAAATCCAG GCAACAGAATCGAGGATTTcttctttgaaaaaatcgacaaaaaaaagCCAAACCGACTCAGCAACTTGGAATATGTTGGCATTGACATGATCGAAGCTGGGAATGACTTTGGTCCTGGAACTGCTTACG GTGGGGCACTGATCAAAGTTGGGCAATGTCAACAGAAATTGGGGCAGATAGAGAGAGATTTCATCGGCACAGCGGCAAACTGCTATGTTCAACCGTTGAGGAAGTTTTTGGATGGAGATATGAAGACTATCAGCAAAGAGCGAACAATTCTAGAAACCAAAcg gCTTGATTTGGATGCTTCCAAAAATAGAGTTCGAAAAGCGAGGAGCATGCTGGGTCAACAGAGC GAATCTGGCGTTTCTCCTGAAGTTTTACTCGATCAG GCAGAAAGGGAGCTAAGAGTAGCGCAGTCCGAATTCGATCGGCAATCCGAGATTACGAAGTTCTTGTTGGAAGGAGTATCCAGTTCGCAGGCAGGCCACCTTCGCTGTTTACATGAGTTCGTTGAGGCGCAGGCTCGCCATTATGCTCAGTGTCACGCAGCGATGCAAGACTTGCAGCGAGAGCTGGCTGG CTATCCCACTTTGTGGTGA
- the EndoB gene encoding endophilin-B1 isoform X4: MDFNVKKLVKDAGTALSRVVQLTEEKLGTSEKTELDAHFEFLADRADATKTWTEKILKNTEAMLTPNPGNRIEDFFFEKIDKKKPNRLSNLEYVGIDMIEAGNDFGPGTAYGGALIKVGQCQQKLGQIERDFIGTAANCYVQPLRKFLDGDMKTISKERTILETKRLDLDASKNRVRKARSMLGQQSESGVSPEVLLDQAERELRVAQSEFDRQSEITKFLLEGVSSSQAGHLRCLHEFVEAQARHYAQCHAAMQDLQRELAGMSGATFHPSTPPSPSAPAENGQERARVICDYDARDPSELSLMQDECR, translated from the exons ATGGATTTcaacgttaaaaaattggttaaaGATGCTGGAACCGCGCTCAGCAGAGTTGTGCAG CTCACCGAGGAGAAGCTCGGAACATCTGAGAAAACCGAGCTGGATGCTCACTTTGAATTCCTCGCTGACAGAGCAGATGCGACTAAAACTTGGACTGAGAAAATCCTCAAGAATACAGAGGCAATGCTCACACCAAATCCAG GCAACAGAATCGAGGATTTcttctttgaaaaaatcgacaaaaaaaagCCAAACCGACTCAGCAACTTGGAATATGTTGGCATTGACATGATCGAAGCTGGGAATGACTTTGGTCCTGGAACTGCTTACG GTGGGGCACTGATCAAAGTTGGGCAATGTCAACAGAAATTGGGGCAGATAGAGAGAGATTTCATCGGCACAGCGGCAAACTGCTATGTTCAACCGTTGAGGAAGTTTTTGGATGGAGATATGAAGACTATCAGCAAAGAGCGAACAATTCTAGAAACCAAAcg gCTTGATTTGGATGCTTCCAAAAATAGAGTTCGAAAAGCGAGGAGCATGCTGGGTCAACAGAGC GAATCTGGCGTTTCTCCTGAAGTTTTACTCGATCAG GCAGAAAGGGAGCTAAGAGTAGCGCAGTCCGAATTCGATCGGCAATCCGAGATTACGAAGTTCTTGTTGGAAGGAGTATCCAGTTCGCAGGCAGGCCACCTTCGCTGTTTACATGAGTTCGTTGAGGCGCAGGCTCGCCATTATGCTCAGTGTCACGCAGCGATGCAAGACTTGCAGCGAGAGCTGGCTGG CATGTCCGGAGCAACCTTCCACCCGTCCACCCCACCGTCTCCTTCCGCACCGGCGGAGAACGGCCAGGAACGAGCTCGAGTGATCTGTGACTACGATGCGAGGGATCCGAGTGAATTGAGCCTGATGCAAGATGAG